The segment AATTCAGTGGGCTTGCTCTAAATTGCTCTAAACTAGACCAGAGATCGTCGTGGAGAGTTCTAGAGCAGCCTATGCAAGTTGTTTCTGTTTCCCAAACCCCAGTCCCGGAAGATGCCCTATGCCTCGAAACCCTCACCTTAGATGTGACGGGAATGAAATGTGCTGGATGCGTGCAAGCGGTGGAACGGCAACTGATTCAACAGCCAGGGGTTCGGTCTGCTTGTGTGAATTTAGTTACGGCGGTGGCGGCGGTGGAATATGAGAGTGGAACTGTCAATGGCGCTCAATTAGCTGAAAAACTGACGGAATCGGGATTTCCGAGCCAACTGCGATCGCCGGAAAACCTCGGTAATTCCTCACTTTCTCCCCAACAACGGTATCAACAGGAACTGAAAGCGCATCAAAAAGAACTGGCGATCGCCGCTACCCTATTGCTCCTCTCCTTTACCGGCCATGGCTTTCACCATTTACCCCTGCTCAGTTCCATGGTCTTTCACTGGGGTTTAGCCACCCTCGCCCTCTTGTTTCCTGGGCGAGCCATTATCCTGGAAGGAGCGCGGGGACTGTGGAACAATAGCCCCAATATGAATAGTTTAGTCGGCTTGGGGGCGATCGCCGCTTACACCACCAGCACCATAGCCCTCCTCTTTCCCCAAACCGGATGGGAATGCTTCTTTGATGAACCGGTGATGCTCCTCGGCTTTATTCTCCTCGGTCGTACCCTAGAAGCCAGAGCCAGAAGCCAAGCAGCCGCCGATCTCAGCGCCCTCTTAGCCCTGCAACCGAAGCGAGCGCACCTCATTCCCGTGGGGTCAAGTACCGATGAAACGGCTGTGGATATTGCTGCCGAAACCGTCAAAGTGGGGGAATGGTTGCGCGTGCTACCGGGGGAACTCTTTCCCGTGGATGGGCGCATCGTGGGAGGAGAAACCACGGTGAATGAAAGTATGATTACTGGCGAAGCCATCCCCGTAGCCAAGCAAGGGGGAGATCTCGTCAGCGCGGGAACGGTGAATGAGTCAGGACTGGTGACTCTGGAAACCACCCGCGTCGGTTCAGACACTACCCTGGGGCAAATTATCCAATGGGTGGAAACGGCCCAAACCCGCAAAGCGCCCATTCAACAACTGGCGGATAGGGTGGCCGGTTACTTTGTGTATGGCATCATGACGATCGCCACCTTAACCTTTCTCTTCTGGCAACTGGTGGGGGTGCAACTGTGGCCTCATGTTCTGGTAACCGGTGAAACTGCCTATTCTCCCGTCCTATTAAGCTTAAAATTGGCGATCGCCGTTTTAGTCATCGCTTGTCCCTGCGCCCTAGGGTTAGCCACCCCCACCGCCATCTTAGTGGGCACGGGTATTGGGGCAAAACAAGGTATCCTCATCAAAGGAGGTCAAGCCCTACAACAACTCAACAGCATTAACCTCATCAGTTTTGACAAAACCGGAACCCTCACCCAAGGCACGCCCGTAGTCACCGATTGTATTCCCAATCCTGACTTAGGTTGGACAGGAGATCGCCTCCTCAGCATTGCCGCAGCCGTCGAACAGGGAACCAACCATCCCCTCGCCCGTGCGATTTTAGACGCAGCCAAAGAGCGAGAATTACTCTTACCAACGGCGGAAGGCTTCCAAA is part of the Roseofilum capinflatum BLCC-M114 genome and harbors:
- a CDS encoding heavy metal translocating P-type ATPase, with translation MQVVSVSQTPVPEDALCLETLTLDVTGMKCAGCVQAVERQLIQQPGVRSACVNLVTAVAAVEYESGTVNGAQLAEKLTESGFPSQLRSPENLGNSSLSPQQRYQQELKAHQKELAIAATLLLLSFTGHGFHHLPLLSSMVFHWGLATLALLFPGRAIILEGARGLWNNSPNMNSLVGLGAIAAYTTSTIALLFPQTGWECFFDEPVMLLGFILLGRTLEARARSQAAADLSALLALQPKRAHLIPVGSSTDETAVDIAAETVKVGEWLRVLPGELFPVDGRIVGGETTVNESMITGEAIPVAKQGGDLVSAGTVNESGLVTLETTRVGSDTTLGQIIQWVETAQTRKAPIQQLADRVAGYFVYGIMTIATLTFLFWQLVGVQLWPHVLVTGETAYSPVLLSLKLAIAVLVIACPCALGLATPTAILVGTGIGAKQGILIKGGQALQQLNSINLISFDKTGTLTQGTPVVTDCIPNPDLGWTGDRLLSIAAAVEQGTNHPLARAILDAAKERELLLPTAEGFQTVAGYGVQAWVEQQRVLLGTPEWLVQQGIVLPANTEEIDRLAQEGKTVVAIALNGTWAGWLAIIDPLRPQAKETLDTLRNMGLRVMMLTGDRQETAQAIGKKLGLKSHEIQAEIKPEAKAEAIAKLQTSARVAMVGDGINDGPALAQADVGIALQSATEVAMDTAQLVLIGDRLTDLPQAITLGRDTFSKIRQNLFWAFAYNILAIPLAAGILLPQFGILLSPATAGAFMAFSSISVVTNSLLLRRHYPTSQSGSHPLEL